The proteins below are encoded in one region of Deinococcus metalli:
- a CDS encoding GNAT family N-acetyltransferase has product MIATPLALHHAPMLHTLYTATPGYFALLGSRVPTLGDVEREIEIALLDPRRALRLLHDDHGELVGCLDCKNAYPQPGDVTINLLLIREDRQSQRLGEQAVRYLERHVPEGTVRILASVLGDNPRGARFWERLGYTFTLDARPAMTWYAKPVNTHPHHQGGPHLGVASD; this is encoded by the coding sequence TTGATCGCCACCCCGCTGGCGCTGCACCACGCGCCGATGCTGCATACGCTCTACACCGCCACCCCCGGTTACTTTGCCCTGCTGGGCAGCCGCGTGCCCACCCTGGGTGATGTGGAACGCGAGATCGAGATCGCGCTGCTGGACCCCAGGCGCGCCCTGCGCCTGTTACACGACGACCACGGCGAACTGGTCGGCTGCCTGGACTGCAAGAACGCCTACCCGCAGCCGGGCGACGTGACCATCAACCTCCTGCTGATCCGTGAGGACCGGCAGTCCCAGCGGCTGGGCGAACAGGCCGTCCGCTACCTAGAACGGCACGTGCCCGAAGGCACCGTCCGCATCCTCGCCAGCGTGCTGGGCGACAATCCCCGCGGCGCGCGCTTCTGGGAGCGCCTGGGCTACACCTTCACGCTCGACGCCCGGCCCGCCATGACGTGGTACGCCAAGCCCGTCAACACCCACCCGCACCACCAGGGCGGCCCACACCTGGGTGTCGCCAGCGACTGA
- the dnaE gene encoding DNA polymerase III subunit alpha, with protein sequence MTAPEPTAPQSGPHIHTPDGSCCAPTTAPGGSVPTRFAHLHQHTQYSLLDGAAKLKDLLKWAKEVTPEGCTPALAMTDHGNMHGAVHFYNYATGMGVKPIIGYEAYVVPGEGTRRDRTRGQDGEKGIFHLTLLARDFQGYQNLCRLSSRGYTEGYYYKPRIDHELLREHHKGVIAFSGCLGSEVQQLLLQGREDDAKKRLMWYRELFGENYFIEIQDHGLPEQKRNNPVLKAWANELGIGMVATNDGHYVKKSDATAHETLLAIQTKATLADENRFKFPCDEFYVKDLTEMQAALPLAEWGAEVFDNTSLVADMCNVELPVGKKRVYQMPALPIPEGRTMAEELRVQTYAGSLRRYPHHVTEALLREYAARSLAALDPEERERVTRRTGGCDARTCDLDTLLILIAFMGSEWEARGKAAGEKYTKYPALEVMEQGAEAGPLPDYACTDWQRSKGEASDTAIRLDPGSEEETTCRAHHQHALVLLRRAEYELSVINNMGFPDYFLIVADYINWAKDQDISVGPGRGSGAGSLVAYAMRITNLDPLEFELLFERFLNPDRISMPDFDIDFNDARRGEVIQYVQDKYGEDKVAQIATFGTMASKACLKDVARVMGLEYAKVDKVSKLIPIKFGKSYSLEQARDSVPDIQQMLAEDQQLLEAYEFAQKLEGLTRHASVHAAGVVIGKTQLTDLVPVMRDTSGAGMVCQYDMKAVEDIGLIKMDFLGLRTLSFLDEARRIMRESKGIDIDFDTIPFDDAKTYELMSRGDTKGVFQLEGAGIADASRRLKPRRLADIIALSALYRPGPMENIPTYVRRHHGLEDVDYVRDGFPASAQYLEKILAETYGIPVYQEQIMQIASEVAGFSLGGADLLRRAMGKKDVAEMARQRDLFVEGAKGNSVPKDEANKLFDLLDAFANYGFNKSHSAAYGVITYQTAWLKANYPVEFMAALLTVERKDSDKVAEYVSDARKMDVRVLPPDINRSAADFAVAGEEILFGLYAIKGLGENAVLKILEERERAGRFKSLADFCSRLGHKVCNRKAMESLIKSGAFDAFGDRKQLAESLEDSMTWAQGAAALASSGMDALFGAQEVAPEPRLKTGITPYTDLERLAIEKDALGLYISGHPLEQHEGLREAASCRISDLDTWFQTQNVAPGKRIKAVLAGMVESVVKKPTKSGGMMARFILADESGQTELVAFSRAYDRIQDKLVNDTPALVIVELESEDGGLRAIAEELVSIEQLAEVPKVMYVTIDLETASPDAVGEFQSVLDEHAGSMPTYLRLETPEQFVVYQLDHGMGSPEAIRVLNQTFPWAEAYLAYDQQTILGRFAPKPPAWMNRQQGGGMRA encoded by the coding sequence GCGGTGCACTTCTACAACTACGCGACCGGCATGGGCGTCAAGCCGATCATCGGCTACGAGGCCTACGTGGTGCCGGGCGAGGGCACGCGCCGCGACCGCACGCGCGGGCAGGACGGCGAGAAGGGCATCTTCCACCTGACCCTGCTGGCCCGCGACTTCCAGGGCTACCAGAACCTGTGCCGCCTCAGCAGCCGCGGCTACACCGAGGGGTACTACTACAAGCCCCGCATCGACCACGAACTGCTGCGCGAGCACCACAAGGGCGTGATCGCGTTCTCCGGGTGCCTGGGCAGTGAGGTGCAGCAGCTGCTGCTCCAGGGCCGCGAGGACGACGCGAAGAAGCGCCTGATGTGGTACCGCGAGCTGTTCGGCGAGAACTACTTCATCGAGATCCAGGACCACGGCCTGCCCGAGCAGAAGCGCAACAACCCGGTCCTGAAGGCGTGGGCGAACGAGCTGGGCATCGGGATGGTCGCCACGAACGACGGCCACTATGTCAAGAAGAGCGACGCGACCGCGCACGAGACGCTGCTCGCCATCCAGACGAAGGCCACGCTGGCCGACGAGAACCGATTCAAGTTCCCCTGCGACGAGTTCTACGTCAAGGACCTGACCGAGATGCAGGCCGCGTTGCCGCTGGCCGAATGGGGCGCGGAGGTCTTCGACAACACGTCCCTGGTCGCGGACATGTGCAACGTGGAGCTGCCGGTCGGCAAGAAGCGCGTGTACCAGATGCCGGCCCTGCCCATTCCCGAGGGCCGCACGATGGCCGAGGAACTGCGCGTACAGACCTACGCCGGGAGCCTGCGGCGCTACCCGCACCACGTGACCGAGGCGCTGCTGCGCGAGTACGCGGCGCGGTCCCTGGCCGCCCTGGACCCGGAGGAGCGCGAGCGGGTCACGCGGCGCACGGGCGGCTGCGACGCCCGCACCTGTGATCTGGACACCCTGCTGATCCTGATTGCCTTCATGGGCAGCGAGTGGGAGGCGCGTGGCAAGGCCGCCGGCGAGAAGTACACGAAGTACCCGGCGCTGGAGGTCATGGAGCAGGGAGCCGAGGCCGGGCCGCTCCCCGACTACGCGTGCACCGACTGGCAGCGCAGCAAGGGCGAGGCGAGCGATACCGCCATCCGCCTCGACCCCGGCAGCGAGGAGGAGACCACGTGCCGCGCCCACCACCAGCACGCGCTGGTGCTGCTGCGCCGCGCCGAGTACGAGCTGAGCGTCATCAACAACATGGGCTTCCCCGACTACTTCCTGATCGTGGCGGACTACATCAACTGGGCCAAGGACCAGGACATCAGCGTGGGACCGGGGCGTGGGTCGGGCGCCGGATCGCTGGTCGCGTACGCCATGCGCATCACGAACCTCGATCCCCTGGAGTTCGAGCTGCTGTTCGAGCGCTTCCTGAACCCCGACCGCATCTCGATGCCGGACTTCGATATCGACTTCAACGATGCCCGGCGCGGCGAGGTCATCCAGTACGTGCAGGACAAGTACGGCGAGGACAAGGTCGCGCAGATCGCCACCTTCGGGACGATGGCGAGCAAGGCGTGCCTGAAGGACGTGGCGCGCGTGATGGGCCTGGAGTACGCCAAGGTGGACAAGGTCTCCAAGCTCATTCCCATCAAGTTCGGCAAGAGCTACTCGCTGGAGCAGGCCCGGGACAGCGTGCCGGACATCCAGCAGATGCTCGCCGAGGACCAGCAGCTGCTGGAAGCCTACGAGTTCGCGCAGAAGCTCGAGGGCCTGACGCGCCACGCCAGCGTGCACGCGGCCGGCGTGGTGATCGGCAAGACGCAGCTCACGGACCTCGTGCCGGTCATGCGCGACACTTCGGGCGCGGGCATGGTGTGCCAGTACGACATGAAGGCCGTCGAGGACATTGGCCTGATCAAGATGGACTTCCTGGGCCTGCGCACCCTGTCGTTCCTCGACGAAGCGCGGCGGATCATGCGCGAGTCCAAGGGCATCGACATCGACTTCGACACCATTCCCTTCGACGACGCCAAGACCTACGAACTCATGAGCCGCGGCGACACCAAGGGCGTGTTCCAGCTTGAGGGCGCGGGCATCGCGGACGCGTCCCGGCGCCTCAAGCCCCGCCGCCTGGCCGACATCATCGCCCTGTCGGCGCTGTACCGCCCCGGCCCGATGGAGAACATCCCCACCTACGTCCGCCGCCACCACGGCCTGGAGGACGTCGATTACGTCCGCGACGGCTTCCCGGCCAGCGCGCAGTACCTCGAGAAGATCCTGGCCGAGACCTACGGCATTCCGGTGTACCAAGAACAGATCATGCAGATCGCGTCGGAAGTCGCCGGATTCTCGTTGGGCGGGGCCGACCTGCTGCGCCGCGCGATGGGCAAGAAGGACGTGGCCGAGATGGCCCGTCAGCGCGACCTGTTCGTGGAGGGAGCCAAGGGCAATAGTGTTCCGAAGGACGAGGCGAACAAGCTCTTCGACCTGCTGGACGCCTTCGCCAACTACGGCTTCAACAAGTCCCACTCGGCCGCGTACGGCGTGATCACGTACCAGACCGCGTGGCTCAAGGCCAATTATCCGGTCGAGTTCATGGCGGCCCTGCTGACCGTCGAACGCAAGGACTCCGACAAGGTCGCGGAGTACGTCTCCGACGCCCGCAAGATGGACGTGCGGGTGCTGCCGCCGGACATCAACCGCTCCGCCGCCGACTTCGCGGTGGCAGGCGAGGAGATCCTGTTCGGCCTGTATGCCATCAAGGGTCTGGGCGAGAACGCCGTGCTGAAGATCCTGGAGGAACGCGAACGCGCCGGGCGCTTCAAGTCGCTCGCGGACTTCTGCTCGCGCCTGGGCCACAAGGTCTGCAACCGCAAGGCCATGGAAAGCCTGATCAAGTCCGGGGCCTTCGACGCCTTCGGAGACCGTAAGCAGCTCGCCGAGAGCCTGGAAGATTCCATGACGTGGGCGCAGGGCGCCGCCGCTCTGGCCTCCAGTGGCATGGACGCCCTGTTCGGCGCGCAGGAAGTCGCCCCGGAACCCCGCCTGAAGACCGGCATCACCCCGTACACCGACCTGGAACGCCTCGCCATCGAGAAAGACGCCCTGGGCCTGTATATCTCTGGGCACCCGCTGGAGCAGCACGAGGGCCTGCGCGAGGCCGCCAGTTGCCGCATCAGCGATCTGGACACGTGGTTCCAGACGCAGAACGTCGCCCCTGGTAAACGCATCAAGGCCGTGCTGGCCGGAATGGTCGAGAGTGTGGTCAAGAAACCTACCAAGTCGGGCGGCATGATGGCGCGCTTCATCCTGGCCGATGAATCCGGGCAGACGGAACTCGTCGCCTTCAGCCGCGCCTACGACCGCATTCAGGACAAGCTGGTCAACGACACGCCCGCCCTGGTCATCGTCGAACTGGAAAGCGAGGACGGCGGCCTGCGCGCCATTGCCGAGGAACTCGTCAGCATCGAGCAACTCGCCGAAGTGCCCAAGGTCATGTACGTGACGATTGATCTGGAGACGGCCAGTCCCGACGCCGTGGGCGAATTCCAGAGCGTGCTGGACGAACACGCCGGCAGCATGCCCACGTACCTGCGCCTGGAAACGCCGGAGCAGTTCGTGGTGTACCAGCTCGACCACGGCATGGGCAGCCCCGAAGCGATCCGCGTGCTGAACCAGACCTTCCCGTGGGCGGAGGCGTACCTGGCCTACGACCAGCAGACCATCCTCGGCCGCTTCGCGCCCAAGCCGCCAGCGTGGATGAACAGGCAGCAGGGTGGGGGAATGCGGGCGTGA
- a CDS encoding S8 family serine peptidase translates to MLRTPPQSLLSTALLSAALLTACSHSTSMPAPAAPIQAAPTADVPLAAAAARFGSVGNVRLRDGDTASGVAQETGGQILTWDTSGCAAGDADTCAALVGLTQPSSSPRLEQVESNRDALSGGGALTAMMGGAISIWAGGAISIWAGGAISIWAGGQYQPIPQNTALWKQIGLPWAQKLAPHLGRGVTVAVIDSGIDLLHPALRDALSDPATWQDFYAGDTVPQEEGTLGTGAYGHGTNVAGIVLQIAPGARIMPLRVLGPDGSGDVAMVAQAIDWAVAHGAQVINLSLGSTEASSIIEKALKKATAKGVLVVASAGNANENRITYPAALARGDSGLSRAILSVGSVNGSDVKSSFSNYGDALELVAPGEAVYAPAPDGRMAGWSGTSMAAPMASGGLALALGERLSDKTATLPDLMATTAAYVYANSANSAYVGKLGPRGRLNLPAFLMTAGVEDAD, encoded by the coding sequence ATGCTACGAACGCCGCCCCAGTCTCTCCTGAGCACTGCCCTGCTGAGCGCTGCCCTGCTGACCGCCTGCTCGCACAGCACGTCTATGCCTGCGCCGGCCGCGCCGATCCAGGCGGCCCCCACCGCCGACGTGCCGCTCGCCGCTGCGGCCGCGCGCTTCGGCAGCGTGGGCAACGTGCGCCTCCGCGACGGTGACACCGCCAGCGGCGTGGCCCAGGAGACCGGCGGGCAGATCCTGACCTGGGACACCAGCGGCTGCGCGGCCGGTGACGCGGACACCTGCGCGGCCCTGGTCGGCCTGACCCAGCCCAGCAGCAGCCCACGACTGGAGCAGGTCGAGTCCAACCGCGACGCGCTGAGCGGGGGCGGCGCCCTGACCGCCATGATGGGCGGCGCCATATCCATCTGGGCGGGCGGCGCCATCTCGATCTGGGCCGGGGGGGCCATCTCCATCTGGGCGGGCGGGCAGTACCAGCCCATTCCGCAGAACACCGCCCTGTGGAAACAGATCGGTCTGCCGTGGGCGCAGAAACTGGCCCCCCACCTGGGGCGCGGCGTGACGGTGGCCGTCATCGACTCGGGCATCGACCTGCTCCACCCTGCGCTGCGCGACGCGCTGAGCGACCCGGCGACGTGGCAGGACTTCTACGCGGGCGACACCGTGCCGCAGGAGGAGGGCACACTCGGCACCGGCGCGTACGGCCACGGCACGAACGTGGCGGGCATCGTGCTACAGATCGCGCCGGGCGCGCGCATCATGCCGCTGCGCGTGCTCGGCCCGGACGGTTCGGGCGACGTGGCGATGGTCGCGCAGGCCATCGACTGGGCGGTGGCACACGGCGCGCAGGTCATCAACCTGTCGCTGGGCAGCACCGAAGCCTCGTCCATCATCGAGAAGGCCCTGAAGAAGGCCACCGCGAAGGGCGTGCTGGTGGTCGCGTCGGCCGGCAACGCCAACGAGAACCGCATCACGTACCCGGCCGCGCTGGCCCGCGGCGACAGCGGCCTCAGCAGGGCGATCCTGAGCGTGGGCAGCGTGAATGGCAGCGACGTGAAGTCCTCGTTCTCGAACTACGGCGACGCCCTGGAACTCGTCGCTCCGGGCGAAGCCGTGTACGCCCCGGCCCCGGACGGCCGCATGGCCGGGTGGAGCGGAACGTCCATGGCCGCCCCGATGGCCAGCGGCGGCCTGGCGCTGGCGCTGGGCGAGCGGTTGTCCGACAAGACCGCCACCCTGCCAGACCTGATGGCGACCACGGCCGCCTACGTGTACGCCAACAGCGCGAACAGCGCGTACGTGGGCAAGCTGGGCCCCCGGGGGCGCCTGAACCTGCCGGCGTTCCTGATGACGGCCGGAGTTGAGGACGCGGACTAA
- a CDS encoding DUF488 domain-containing protein: MSRPTLHTIGYEDAPLDAFLDTLKGAGVTLLVDTRERAQSRRRGYSKTALSEALQEQGIGYRHLRALGTPPAIRKAYKLDRDFAALTAGYTLHLATQQSALEELGHLAAQEHVALLCYERNPGECHRSLIARRLQDMGLVGGVEDLMV; the protein is encoded by the coding sequence ATGTCGCGGCCCACCCTGCACACCATCGGCTACGAGGACGCCCCGCTGGACGCCTTTCTGGACACGCTGAAGGGCGCCGGCGTGACCCTACTGGTGGACACCCGCGAACGCGCCCAGAGCCGCCGCCGGGGCTACAGCAAGACGGCCCTGAGCGAGGCTCTCCAGGAACAGGGCATCGGCTATCGGCATCTGCGCGCCCTGGGCACCCCGCCCGCGATCCGCAAGGCGTACAAGCTGGACAGGGACTTCGCCGCCCTTACAGCCGGGTACACCCTGCACCTTGCCACGCAGCAAAGCGCGCTGGAGGAACTGGGCCACTTGGCCGCGCAGGAACACGTGGCCCTGCTGTGCTACGAGAGAAACCCCGGCGAATGCCACCGCTCTCTGATCGCCCGGAGATTGCAGGACATGGGTCTGGTGGGCGGAGTTGAAGATCTGATGGTGTAG
- a CDS encoding HD domain-containing phosphohydrolase: MTATVRSALPAPRPPEAVETVYERLAATLGDAPDTAVGRALAFGQSVDGQGALAYGLAQLLLGHAHVISHAPAQALEPLERAAAQLARASYPAREAEARSWRGRALLELGQNAAAAEVLDDAAQFALAHGASSVAADALNRLAAAHHHQGQVAEALHHLHRALDLRQQVGDVKGELNCLTNIATIQTWMGQYREAVASLSRAYALYQTLPQHPATETPILHSLAHVHHMSGDDALALEVMEAAHRSADRSGDPRLQAATSLNLGVYLLGAGRHAEAQAALQRALHLSRAAAYTPGELGALDSLGQLADQTGDPGAAQEAYERALTLALSSGSVHGETGARLNLGSLLLRAGQLDAAREHFSVALTQAQDAQLPKERAQAHQGLADVCEHAGDLRGALDHSRALRAIERELFNADRDRQTRNLSLQFEVERARQDARMYQVRTELEYQGREQAERLVRERTAELARAQHEVVTRLAMAAEYRDDTTGEHTRRVGRAAAQIARALGWSPAEASVLGVAARLHDVGKIGIPDAILLKRGRLTPDEFEQMQTHTEIGARILSGGRSALLQLAEEIARTHHERWDGGGYPHGLRGTAIPLAGRIVAVADVFDALTQSRPYKTAWTASEAMHAIAEGAGTQFDPDIVALAAQVLGQADEPDVIPAPPTPDDPLPFDQEDASHMLAVFEQLLTERTRELELARHDAEQTAAHMEHMAHTDPLTGLHNRRAFEQALEERLGSAPPTDGPARTFTVLSLDVDGLKTINDTQGHAQGDAFLACFATALRDAYADHGAVYRIGGDEFAIICDGSCTDVDLTRAHDDAVRRVHAQGFTHGSISVGGAHYPDDATSAGDLLRLSDQRMYHDKLSRRHQRH; the protein is encoded by the coding sequence GTGACTGCCACTGTCCGCTCTGCCCTGCCCGCGCCGCGTCCCCCCGAAGCGGTCGAGACCGTTTATGAGCGACTCGCCGCGACGCTGGGCGACGCTCCGGACACGGCCGTGGGCCGCGCGCTGGCGTTCGGGCAGAGCGTAGACGGACAGGGAGCGCTGGCCTACGGCCTCGCGCAGCTGCTGCTGGGCCACGCGCACGTAATCAGCCACGCGCCCGCACAGGCCCTCGAGCCACTGGAACGCGCCGCCGCGCAGCTCGCCCGCGCCAGCTACCCGGCGCGTGAAGCCGAGGCACGCTCCTGGCGCGGCCGGGCTCTGCTGGAGCTGGGCCAGAACGCGGCAGCGGCCGAGGTGCTGGACGATGCCGCGCAATTCGCTCTCGCGCACGGGGCATCGTCGGTCGCCGCCGACGCCCTGAACCGCCTCGCCGCCGCGCACCACCACCAGGGCCAGGTCGCGGAGGCGCTGCACCACCTGCACCGCGCCCTCGATCTGCGCCAGCAGGTCGGGGACGTCAAGGGCGAGCTGAACTGCCTGACGAACATCGCCACCATCCAGACGTGGATGGGGCAGTACCGCGAGGCGGTGGCCAGCCTGAGCCGCGCGTACGCGCTGTACCAGACGCTGCCGCAGCACCCGGCGACCGAGACCCCCATCCTGCACAGCTTGGCGCACGTGCACCACATGAGCGGCGACGACGCCCTGGCGCTGGAGGTCATGGAAGCTGCCCACCGCAGCGCCGACCGCAGCGGTGACCCGCGACTTCAGGCCGCGACCAGCCTGAACCTGGGGGTGTACCTGCTCGGGGCGGGCCGGCACGCCGAGGCGCAGGCGGCCCTCCAACGCGCGCTCCACCTCAGCCGCGCGGCCGCGTACACGCCCGGCGAACTCGGCGCCCTCGACTCGCTGGGACAACTCGCGGACCAGACCGGCGATCCCGGCGCCGCGCAGGAGGCCTACGAACGCGCGCTGACGCTGGCCCTGAGCAGCGGCTCGGTGCACGGCGAGACCGGCGCGCGCCTGAACCTGGGCAGTCTGCTGCTGCGCGCCGGCCAGCTGGACGCCGCGCGGGAGCATTTCAGCGTGGCGCTCACGCAGGCACAGGACGCCCAGTTGCCCAAGGAACGCGCCCAGGCGCACCAGGGTCTCGCGGACGTGTGCGAGCACGCGGGCGACCTGCGCGGCGCGCTGGACCACAGCCGCGCCCTGCGCGCCATCGAGCGCGAGCTGTTCAATGCTGACCGCGACCGCCAGACCCGCAACCTGAGTCTTCAGTTCGAGGTGGAACGCGCCCGGCAGGACGCCCGCATGTACCAGGTCCGCACCGAACTCGAATACCAGGGGCGCGAGCAGGCCGAGCGGCTGGTGCGGGAGCGCACCGCCGAACTCGCCCGCGCGCAGCATGAGGTGGTCACGCGGCTGGCGATGGCCGCCGAGTACCGCGACGACACGACCGGCGAGCACACCCGCCGCGTGGGCCGCGCCGCCGCCCAGATTGCCCGCGCGCTGGGCTGGTCGCCCGCCGAGGCCAGCGTGCTGGGCGTCGCCGCGCGGCTGCACGACGTGGGCAAGATCGGCATTCCCGACGCGATCCTGCTCAAACGCGGCCGCCTGACACCGGACGAGTTCGAGCAGATGCAGACGCACACCGAGATCGGGGCCCGTATCCTGTCCGGAGGGCGCTCCGCGCTGCTGCAACTCGCCGAGGAGATCGCGCGGACGCACCACGAACGCTGGGACGGCGGCGGGTATCCACACGGCCTGCGCGGCACAGCCATTCCGCTGGCCGGGCGGATCGTGGCCGTCGCGGACGTGTTCGACGCGCTGACCCAGTCGCGCCCGTACAAGACCGCGTGGACCGCGTCCGAGGCCATGCACGCCATTGCCGAGGGCGCCGGCACGCAGTTCGATCCGGACATCGTGGCCCTGGCCGCCCAGGTGCTCGGCCAGGCGGACGAACCGGACGTGATTCCGGCTCCCCCGACTCCGGACGATCCACTGCCCTTCGACCAGGAAGACGCCTCACACATGCTGGCGGTCTTCGAACAGCTGCTGACCGAACGCACCCGGGAACTGGAACTCGCCCGACACGACGCCGAGCAGACCGCCGCGCACATGGAACACATGGCCCACACGGACCCGCTGACCGGCCTGCACAACCGCCGCGCGTTCGAGCAGGCCCTGGAAGAGCGCCTGGGCAGCGCCCCGCCCACCGACGGCCCCGCCCGAACCTTCACGGTGCTGTCCCTGGACGTCGACGGCCTGAAGACCATCAACGACACGCAGGGCCACGCACAGGGCGACGCCTTCCTGGCCTGCTTCGCGACCGCTCTCCGGGACGCGTACGCCGATCACGGCGCCGTATACCGCATCGGCGGGGACGAGTTCGCCATCATCTGCGACGGCAGCTGCACCGACGTGGATCTGACCCGCGCCCACGACGACGCCGTTCGGCGGGTGCACGCCCAAGGCTTCACGCACGGCAGCATTAGCGTGGGCGGCGCCCACTACCCGGACGACGCCACCAGCGCCGGCGACCTGCTGCGCCTGAGCGACCAGCGCATGTACCACGACAAACTCTCCCGCCGGCACCAGCGTCACTGA